The nucleotide sequence GGAATAATAGAAGCTGTTGACCAGCGCGGCAAAAAAGTTATAACCCAACAGCGCCCAAATAATGTTGAGATATTTTTTGTCGCTTGGGTTTAAGGTTTTTTGCTTCAGCTTGACAAAAAATATTATTACTACGGGCAAAAGCGCCAAAAACGCGTAGACTTGGACGGATATCGCGTGCATATGCCCGCCAAAAAACAAGACAAAAAAGTCAACTATGGTTCGGCTGCTCGTTACGCGCTCTACCCGCATAGAGACAAAATCTTGGAATAAAAGATTGTATATCATCTTAAAGTGCGTCAAGAAATACAAAAAAGCAATAACCAAAAAGGATATATAGACAGGCAGCGCTTTTTTGAAGCCTTTTTTGATGTTTAAGACAATGGCAAAAACCAAGATTACCGCCAAAATATAAAAGCCCGTCAAAATCAATGACGACGAGACGCCAAAAAACACTATATACGCGTAAGACAGAGCCCTGTGTTTGTTTTCTATTAGATTCCAAATCGCGTAGGCGAGCAAGGGCTGGCCGAATATGCTTGTCCCGTATATGGAAAAAACTGGCAGGTAAGCTAAAACTACGCCCGAAAAGAAAGCGATAAATTTGTTTTGCCCGCCAAAGATTTTGCCAAGCAATAAGTAAATCCCCAAAAAACCTATTATCCTGACCCAAAAATCATTGAACAAAAACGCCCAAAAATCGTCCATAACCATATACGCAAGGATTTGGACGGGCGAGAACACATTGACGGAGCCTACGGGCAGCCCGTTCATTGCCTCGGGGATTGAGCCTTTTAAGCTAGCGAAATATTTCGCGCTTAGCTTGTAAAAAAATATCTCGCTGTCCCAAGTGTCAAACATAAATATATAGCTGTCCTTGCCTAAGACTAAATTGGGCAGCATGTAGACAATAATCAAAATCACGCCCCAGAATATATAGCTTGAAAAAATCTTTTTGAAAAACGCTTTCGGGCTGTTTTTTACGCCATCGGCGTCTTTTTCAAGGACCTGCTGAGTTTGCATTGATTTATTCCTTAAATTCTTGATATGGGATGGCAGGGGTTTGTAACGGTTTTGCGCGCTCTTTTTGGGCCTTGAATATAAAAACTTTGCGCGTTATATAGTTGAATACCAAGACCAAAAGAGTGAAAAAAACCTTAACCGCCCAGTAATTGATTTTTAAAATCTCAAAGAATACCCACATCCCCAAAAGATGGATAAAAAAGCCCGCCGCCGATAGGATGACAAACAGCGCCGCCCCGTTGAATGTTTTGGCGTATTCTTTATGGGAAAAGACAAATTTCACGCTCATTATATAGTTAAAAACCGTGCCTACGGCAAAGCCCAAGCCTGTCCCCAATATAGACGAGTATTGGAGTATTTGGTTTTTTTTGGCGCTGCTTTGCAAGATTACGTTAAAAAAGTTATTGGAAAAAACCTCTTTGTTGAGAAAAAAAATAACCGCCGCCATTACCAGCATGTCTATTAAGGTGGCAAAGCCGCCCGCTACCAAAAACTTAAAAATCTCCCACAGCCTTGGGTGCGCGCGCGCGAAATTATCTATAAGGTTTTTCAAAATCTTTTCCTTTAACGGTCAATTTTTTTGACCATAATTTTCGTTCTATAATTGTATCACGATAAGGTTAAAGGGTCAATATTTAATTGGCTGTTGTTGGTTGTCAATATATTTGAGGCTTTTAAAAAAAAATTATATTTTATTTTGCGCGGATTTTGTATATCTTATAATTTTTGTTGATTTTTTTGATATAGTCCGAAGTCTCTTGAAAAGGGATATTATCCAAAGTTTTGCCGTTTTTGGAATATTGGGGTTTAAGCAGCCAGCCTGACACATTGCCCTCGCCCGCGTTATAAGCGGCAAGCGCGGTTTGGGGGTTTTGGAATTTACTTAGCATACGGCTAAAATAACAAATCCCCATTTTTATATTAATCTCGGGCTGATACAGCATATCGGCGGTAAATCCGTCTATACCCAGGTCGCAAGCCAGCATTAGCGCGGTCGCCGGCATAAGCTGCATAAGCCCTATCGCGCCCGAGGGGGACACGGCTTTGGGGTCAAACGAGCTTTCCGCCCTTATTATGGAAAAGACCAGCGCCTTTTCCACGCCGTATTCGTCCGCGTATTTTTGGACGATGTTTTTGTATTTTAACGGGTAAGAAAAGGCTACATACAAATTGGCGGCTGTTATGCCCAAAGATACCGCCGCCAAAAACAATACTATATAAACTTTATACAGACTCAAATCTTTTTTCAAATTAGACCCAATTCTTGCATCAAGTCGCGGTAATGAGTTTTTATTTGCGCTATGAACTCGTCTTCGCCGCCGTCGTTGTTTATCACGACAGAGGCGATCGCGGCGCGCTCTTGCTCGCTGACTTGGTTTCTTAAAATATTATATGCTTGCCGTCTGCTAATATTATCGCGCCTTATAGCCCTTTTTATTCTGGTTTCGGGCTTGGAAGCTATCGTCCATACGCGGTCAAACATATCAGCCATGCCGCTTTCTATCAAAATTGGAATGACCACAAAGACGACGGGAACTTCTTGCAAAGAATTAATTCGCTCTTGAATGCGCTGCCTTATCAAAGGATGCGTCAGCGAGTTCAAAAGTTCTACTCTTTGGGGATCCGCAAAAACATGCTTGCCTAGCTTGCGGCGGTTTAGCTTGCCGTCTTTATCAAAAAAACGGGCGCCAAAGGCCTGTTTGATTTTGTCGGCGACTTCTTTCTCAGCCGCGACCTCGCGCGCCACTATATCGGCGTCAATGACATGCGCGCCCAAATCAGCTAGGGTCTTGGCGGCCAAAGTCTTGCCCGCGGCAAGCCCGCCGGTTAGGGCTATCTTTAGCATACCTTTTTTAGATTTCATACCAAATATCGCCTATTCCTATGTCAACTTTTAAAGGAACATTTAGTTCCATAGCGTTTTCCATCTTGGATTTTAAGATTTCCACGACTTGCGAAATTTCCTCGTCCTTGGCTTCCACAATAAGCTCGTCGTGCACCTGCAGGATAAGGCGGCTTTTTAGATTGCGTTTTTTGAACTCTTGCGAGACATTAATCATCGCTATTTTTATTAAGTCCGCCGCCGTGCCTTGAAGCGGCATGTTCATAGCCGCGCGCTCGCCAAACGCCCTAACCGCCCTGTTGGGCGAGTTTAGCTCGGCGATCTTTCGCACCCTGCCGCTAGCGAGCGTCACTTCGCCGCTTTTTTGGGCGGCTTCCACGCTTTTTTGCATAAATTCTTTGACGCGCGGATAGGTCTCAAAATATTTTTTGATATACCTGTTAGCCACTGATACGGGAATGTCCAAACTTTTGGCGAGCCCAAAGTCGCTGATACCGTAAATAATGCCGAAGTTGACCGCCTTGGCGTCCCTGCGCATATTCGGGGTCACCTCCTCCGGACGCGCGCCAAAGACTTGAGCGGCCGTGCGGGTGTGGATGGCCTCGTCGTTTTTATACGCTTCTATCAGCTTTTGCTCGCCCGAAAAATGAGCGAGCAGCCTTAACTCTATTTGCGAATAGTCCGCCGTGACCAATTTATAGCCAGGGCGCGCTATAAACGCCCGCCTTATTTCCTTGCCCTCTTGGTCCCTTATGGGAATGTTTTGCAAATTGGGCTCTATGCTGGACAGCCTACCCGTAGAGGTTATGGTTTGGCGGAATTCGGTATGCACCACGCCGTCTTGGTCAGCCATTTTTTTCAGGCCTTCCACATAAGTGCTGTTGAGCTTGGCTATCGCGCGGTATTGCAATATATAGTCAATTATGGGGTGCTTGCCCTTTAGCTTTTCCAAAGACTCGGCGTCGGTGGATAGAGCTTTGGTCTTGGTGGTCTTTATGGGCGTCAAGTTTAGCTTATTAAATAAAATTTCGCCTAGCTGTTTGGGCGAATTTATATTAAACTTCTCGCCCGCGAGCTCGTGGATTTTTTGGCTTAACTCTTTGAGCGCGGCTTTATATTTTTGGTTGAGCTCGTCTAAAACGCCCAAATCCAGCTTAAAGCCTACCTTTTCCATATCATACAGCACATCGCTAAGCGGCAATTCTATATTGTAATATAAATACTCGTATTTTTTTAGCTCGGGCTGAATTTTTTGCCTGATAAGGTTTAAAGACGCCGCGGGGGCGTTTTGGTCGCAATCGTAGTTGTTTAGCAATTTTTTCAAAGACGGCACGCCCGCGCCGCCCTCCGCTATATAACACGCCAGCGCGACATCAAAAATGCGGTTTAGGGTTATGCCCTTTTGGTCAAGGTAGTGCCTTAAGTTTTTGTAGTCAAAAACGGTTTTTATGATATTTTGGTTTTCCAAATACGGCTTTAGCCACTGCGCCGCCAAATCAAACGGCAAGCCGTCGCCCAACAGGCTATCGGCCAGAATGATTTTGTATTCGCAATCGGCGTCAACGGCTATATGGATATCGTGCTCCCAGACCAAAGAAAAGCCGTTGTCTAGGTTAAGCTGTCTTAATTGGTTTGGGGTTTTGATTTCCACGATGTCAATTGTTTTTTGTTCTTGGATTTCTTTAAGTATGGCCTCTTGGACTTGCGTTTGGAATATGTCCTTTTTTAGCAAGCTTTTGAACTTCAGCTTTTCAAACTGTTCTTTTATGCATTCGCCAAAAGGATAGGCATACTCAAAATCGGACAACTCAAACTCATACGGCGCTTGGTCGTCAATCTTGGCTAGCTCGTAAGACAAATACGCCGCCTGCTTGCCAAGCTCCAGCTTCTCCCTTAGCTTGCCTGTTATTTGGTCCAGGTTTTGATAAACGCCGTCCAGCGACTTGTAGTCGGTTATCAGCCTTAGCGCGGTTTTCTCGCCTATGCCGGCGACGCCCGGGATATTGTCGGACGGATCCCCGCACAGCGCCTTAAAATCTATAATCTGCTTGGGCGTCAGCCCATACATTTTTTTTAGCTCTTGCTCGTCTATTTCTATGACTTCGGAAATGCCTTTTTTGGTCAGGTAGACTTTGGTCCGATCGTTGATAAGCTGCAAGGTGTCGCGGTCGCCCGTTAAGATTATACACTCGCAGCCGCATTTTCGGGATATCGCGCCTATCAGGTCGTCGGCTTCGTAGCCTTTTTTCTCTATTATTTTTATGTCCATGCATCGCAATAACTCTTTCAAAACGGGCACTTGGGAAGCTAGATCGGCGGGCATTTTTTTGCGCGTGGCTTTGTATTCTGTATACATAAGATGCCTAAAGGTCGGGTGCGCCAGATCAAAGCATACCGCGATGTATTTTGGCTTGTATTGGTTGATCGCCTTAAGCAGCATAGTGGTAAAGCCGTAAACGGCGTGCGTGTAATTGCCGCTATCGTCCGTAAGCGGAGGCAGGGCGAAAAACGCCCTGTTGATAAGGCTGTTGCCGTCTATTAGGACCAGCCTTTCGTTAAAATCAAAATTACTCATAATAGTTTTATTATAACACAACAGAGTAATTTAACGAAACAGCATATTAACAATAAAAAAAGCCCTAAAAGCTAAAAAAGCTTTGGGCTTTTGGGATAATAATTAAACGGGGTATTAAATAATTAATAATAAAAATAATAGGTTATTTAATATTAGTTTTTTGTTCCTTTGGCAGCAAGTATTTAAAAAGCGTTGTCTTTTTTTTTTAGTCTTTTGTTATGTCGTAAGGCGTTTTGGATACTATATAGGGCAAGGTTTTAGCCTTTAGTTTGTTTATTTTTTAGATGCTTTTATTCTTTGTCTATGGTCATATCGGTAAGGTATTTTGGGGGCAAATCTTTTGGCTTGCCGCCCCCGCCGTTGTTTTCTTTATCGGCGTTGGCTTTAAATATATTTAATTCCTCCTCATTTGTTTTGGGCTTAATAATTATGCCCAGTATCACCAATACCGCCAAAATGCCGCTTATCACTTCTTGGACAAAGGGCGCGTCTATCTCTATGCCTAGCCTTGACAGGATAGTTTGGATAACCAATAATACCGCCGCGCTAAGACTCATCCAAAACCCGTAAGAGCGGTAAACGCTGTTATTCTTTTGGCTCATTTTGGAACACCTCTTCTTTTTTTCTTAATTTTTGGACGCTATGGCTTAGCTTTTGTTTGATATCCGCCACATCGTCTTTGATTTGGCGGACTATGCCGAAGTTTTCGCTAAGGCTCTTTATGGCGGACTGGTATTTGGCTTCGCGCGCCTTGCTCTCCTTTAGCTGATATACCAGCAACACGCAGAACAAAACCGCCCAAAGCCCGTTGGTCGCCGCCATCTTAAGAACTTCTTCCCACATAAATTTTTGCTCCCTTAAAAAATTATTTGCTTCTAGCTTCCAGCGCGTTTAAAAGTTTGCGGTAGTAATAAGTGTCCAAAGACTGCCTTATCAAAGGGTTGTTCTCCGCCTCTTTTATCGCTTCTTTTTTGGGCATCCCGCTAAGGTAATCCAGCAAATACTCAAACTTTTTTTGCTGTTTTTGCTGTTCCAGCTCTTTTTCTATCCCGGCCATGCCCGATGTCTTTTTTTCCAAAATCTCGTATTGCCCCAAAGTCAAGTCTTGCTCGGCTTTTAGGCGGTCTATATTATACTCGGCTTGATATTTGGCGAGTTCGTTGTTGTATTTTTGGACTTCTTTGATCTTTTCGGCGCGCTCGTTTTTTAGGTCGTTGATTTGTATGGCGAGTTTGGCGGCGTATGTTATATCAAGGTCGTTCATCGCCGCCTGCTTTTTGGTTTCTAGGTCGGCTATTTTATAGTCAATTTCGGCCGCCTGTTCTATATACGAGTTTCGGGCTTGGGCAAGCTCGCGCGCTTTTTGGGCGTCTATCTCCTGCTCCATAGCGAGCGCTATGGACGATCTCGCCAAACCGCGCTTTAGCGCTTGGGAAGCCACATCCTTTTTGGCTTGGTCAAAGCTTTGCTCTATTGTCTGCTCTTTTTGGGCAAGCGCCTCGTATAATTGCTTTTTGTAGTCGTCCAAATCTTTTTTTTGGCTCTGGGCGTCTTGGTCAATCGCTCTTGAGGTTAAGTTGTAATATTCCGCCAAAGAGCTCTTGGCAAGCT is from Clostridiales bacterium and encodes:
- a CDS encoding GtrA family protein; amino-acid sequence: MKNLIDNFARAHPRLWEIFKFLVAGGFATLIDMLVMAAVIFFLNKEVFSNNFFNVILQSSAKKNQILQYSSILGTGLGFAVGTVFNYIMSVKFVFSHKEYAKTFNGAALFVILSAAGFFIHLLGMWVFFEILKINYWAVKVFFTLLVLVFNYITRKVFIFKAQKERAKPLQTPAIPYQEFKE
- a CDS encoding lytic transglycosylase domain-containing protein; its protein translation is MKKDLSLYKVYIVLFLAAVSLGITAANLYVAFSYPLKYKNIVQKYADEYGVEKALVFSIIRAESSFDPKAVSPSGAIGLMQLMPATALMLACDLGIDGFTADMLYQPEINIKMGICYFSRMLSKFQNPQTALAAYNAGEGNVSGWLLKPQYSKNGKTLDNIPFQETSDYIKKINKNYKIYKIRAK
- a CDS encoding dephospho-CoA kinase; translation: MKSKKGMLKIALTGGLAAGKTLAAKTLADLGAHVIDADIVAREVAAEKEVADKIKQAFGARFFDKDGKLNRRKLGKHVFADPQRVELLNSLTHPLIRQRIQERINSLQEVPVVFVVIPILIESGMADMFDRVWTIASKPETRIKRAIRRDNISRRQAYNILRNQVSEQERAAIASVVINNDGGEDEFIAQIKTHYRDLMQELGLI
- the polA gene encoding DNA polymerase I; its protein translation is MSNFDFNERLVLIDGNSLINRAFFALPPLTDDSGNYTHAVYGFTTMLLKAINQYKPKYIAVCFDLAHPTFRHLMYTEYKATRKKMPADLASQVPVLKELLRCMDIKIIEKKGYEADDLIGAISRKCGCECIILTGDRDTLQLINDRTKVYLTKKGISEVIEIDEQELKKMYGLTPKQIIDFKALCGDPSDNIPGVAGIGEKTALRLITDYKSLDGVYQNLDQITGKLREKLELGKQAAYLSYELAKIDDQAPYEFELSDFEYAYPFGECIKEQFEKLKFKSLLKKDIFQTQVQEAILKEIQEQKTIDIVEIKTPNQLRQLNLDNGFSLVWEHDIHIAVDADCEYKIILADSLLGDGLPFDLAAQWLKPYLENQNIIKTVFDYKNLRHYLDQKGITLNRIFDVALACYIAEGGAGVPSLKKLLNNYDCDQNAPAASLNLIRQKIQPELKKYEYLYYNIELPLSDVLYDMEKVGFKLDLGVLDELNQKYKAALKELSQKIHELAGEKFNINSPKQLGEILFNKLNLTPIKTTKTKALSTDAESLEKLKGKHPIIDYILQYRAIAKLNSTYVEGLKKMADQDGVVHTEFRQTITSTGRLSSIEPNLQNIPIRDQEGKEIRRAFIARPGYKLVTADYSQIELRLLAHFSGEQKLIEAYKNDEAIHTRTAAQVFGARPEEVTPNMRRDAKAVNFGIIYGISDFGLAKSLDIPVSVANRYIKKYFETYPRVKEFMQKSVEAAQKSGEVTLASGRVRKIAELNSPNRAVRAFGERAAMNMPLQGTAADLIKIAMINVSQEFKKRNLKSRLILQVHDELIVEAKDEEISQVVEILKSKMENAMELNVPLKVDIGIGDIWYEI